Genomic DNA from Hordeum vulgare subsp. vulgare chromosome 2H, MorexV3_pseudomolecules_assembly, whole genome shotgun sequence:
CAATGGTGAATCCTCCCACTCCCGCTCAATCCCAGCTGCATACTGTCTGTAGTACACCTCTAGCGACAAACGAGTTGTTTTTCTTGGATCCAACGGGCGAACCACAAGATCAATCCCTATACGTCAATTTCCACGAGTTTTtggttcttttctttttctcaaatTTAGTATATGTCAATTCTCGATTCATCCCTTGGTATGCAGGGGGACTGATGTGACCGTCCTGGACACGCATGAAGGGTTCACGCACGTCTTCGAGTCCACTTTTGAGAGCGCAGAGGGAGTCCAGGAGTACATTGCGCACCCATCACATGTAGAGTTTGTGGATGAATTCCTGGCTTTGGCGGAGAAAATGCTCATAATGGACTACAAGCCGGCAGCTGCCAATTAGAGATTTCGGGCAAGTGAGACTCTCGGAGCTTCTGTTCTGTTGTCGTCGGCTCGCCTTCGGTGATATTTTGTTCTTGTTTGCGTTTGAAATTCATTTGGCATGTACAAGTTACTCTTATGTACCTTGTGCTAAATAAACCTGGCCAGCCTGTTATATCtgctgggagtcactgttgaactTAGTGTAGCTGTTTTCCTTTTGCAGGATACAATTTGGTGCTACAATAGTTCCAATATTATttcatactccctctgtcctaaaataactgtctcaactttgtactatctttagtacaaagttatactaaatttaagacacttatttttgggacggagggagtataaatctTTGAAGTAAGTTCGGTGTTTCGATTGTCCGTAGCACTTAACTATTAAAGCCTTGTACGGGCTCTGTTTTCCTTTAGAATCTGCATTTTCCGTTACGTTCAAGCAACAGCAAGAGTGTTTTCCTATTATTCTAAATGAGACACTAGAACACATCCACAACGAGGATGAACAGGTAGGAAGAGATAGGGTCACCATCCCGAGATCTCGTTAAGTAGGACCGCAGACCGATGCGCTCTTAGGGTTTGGGCAAACCAACCTATCCACTTGGAGAAACCGCGAACAACAAGGATACTGAAGAGATTTCCTCATATTGTCGAGTCGAATGATTTTGCGAAGTTGAGCTTATTGACAAGGGTCGGAGCCTTGCATTAGTTGAAGAGGTGGGTGATCTCTCAGGCATAGAAGAATTTTACAGAGATGccccctctcccccccccccccccccttttgatTTACCCGGTTTGATCTAGGTCAATgtgatccatctacatcatgttgaACATCCTCACCGAGTCCCTTGACACTAGCATTTTGCAGTGAAATAGGATGGAGCTTGGAGCAAACACTCCATCATTCTTAGGCAACAAAACGATGTACACCCCATTCATCCCCTCAAGATACGCGCCTCTAACATGAAAATCGATCGCTAGGTCCAGGGGAAGAAATGTCGACTTGAAGGCAGGGGCGGAGACAGGGGGAcgagcagccccccccccccctccccccaacGATCGACAAAACCTGAAGTACCTAGTGTATATTTGACTGATATACGTTAGTATGTATGTATTTGGCCCCCTTATCAGCGGTCATATCCAaatcctggctccgccactgctTGAAGGCACCACGAAAGGCTAGATTAAAGCCGTCATGGCCAAGGCCCCTCTCAGTATGAACTGAAAGAATCCTAGATTTCATCATCGGAGAAGGGGGCGCCAAGATGATCCCAATCAAACCCCAAACAAACTCGACCAAGGAGCGCAACAACACAGAGAAGAAGGTTTGCAACGCATTTTTGTTGTCATCGACAAGGAGGGAGGGAATGCTAGTCCCTCCGTTCGGAATTAGTTGTCTTCAAAATGATTGTATCTAGAGACTGTACTACATAGTGCTTACTCCCTCCACCCACGAATAGAAATACTCTTTTGTGAATAAATTTTAAACGCCAAACATATGATTATTCATGGACACGGAGAGCGGGAGTGTTAGCAACTCTGCCACCAGTGGGCCACCATCACAGCTAACTACCGAACCCGACAGCATGGAAGCCCAAGGCCCAGTGAGAAGAGACCGAAGGCCCAACCGGAGAGTGTTGGGTGGCCAGTGGGCGAACGCAGCCTGGTTACACAAGGAGGCAGGGGGCGAGAAGAGGAGGGCATCGAAGATCGATCAGGACGGCTCGGCGGCGGCGACTACCTTAGAACCCtagtttcctcttcttcttcctctcagaTTCTGCACAATTGTGCTTGTAAGGAGGAATCATGTACTGCCACTTATCTTGAGATCAGAGATACTAGTGAGCTGATAACACTTGGTACTCAGAGCCAGCCACAAAAATTCGTTTCCGTCCTGGCGGCGTCCATCATCGAAACCCGGCAACAGCGGGCGGATCGTCTTCAACGGGAAGCCATGGATCCCGTCACCAAGGCCGACCTCAAGGATCTATTCAAGGAGTTACGGGCGAAGTGGAAGGAGGACATCAAGTCTTCCGTCGCGGCCGAGTTTGAGTCCTGGAGGCCCAAGATCGACTCGCAGATCGCAGATCTGCAGGAGGCAGTCGGCTTACTCCAGAAGCAGCACACGGACAACAAGGGGAAGGACGCAGGGGAGGCGTCAGCGACAGATCAACCCGGTCTGTTGGCGCAGAGGAGCAATTCGTCTTCGGACGGTCCTTCGGCGCGCATCTCTCCTCGGGCCGATGGCCTCGGCACTGCACCACCTCCACGGACGGTGGTCGACGGGTTGTTGGTCAGCCCACCGGCCCCTCCGGCCAACGGTACGGTCCAATTCCAACTACAGTCACCCACCGCTGTCAATAGTCtatcaccagccgggggttcaggGAATTTAGCACCATTTTTTGCCCCAAATGCTCCCAGTCCACCTTCTGTTCGTTTTCCTATGTTCGACGGAGAGAATCCAATGTTGTGGAAAGATCTCTGTGAACAATACTTTACCATCTATGGGATTCCAGAGTCTGTTTGGGTACAAATGGCTACCCTCAATTTCTCCCCCACCACCGCAGTTTGGTTACAATCAGTTAGGAAAAAGGTCTTAGGCCTGAATTGGGACGGACTGTGCTCTGTTCTATCGACCCGTTTCGGTCGCGACCGCCACCAGCTCTTAATTCGTCAATTCTTTGCCATTAAACAATCCAGTTCCGTGCAAGATTACATTGATCGATTTGAAAATTTGATGAATCACTTGTTATCTTATtctgatcaaattcatccattttatTTCTTGACACGCTTCATCGGTGGATTGCGGGCGGATTTGCGAGCTGCGGTCATGATCCAACGCCTCCCTGACCTGGACATGGCTTGCTCGCTCGCTTTGGTCCAGGAGGAAGTGCACGAAGGAGCTCGCCCAGAGAACATCCGCCTTCCGGAACAAGTTTACCGAGCTGCACCCCGCATTCCACTCCAGGCAGTtcctcttcatcaaccgcgtcCTCCTGCACCACCAGCTGCAGCTGATCGCCGCAGCGTCGATGCAGCGCGTGCGGCTCCCGTTGATTCCCCGCGTCAAGTGGCTTCAGAGGCAAATTCCCTCAATACTCTGCGTGCATATCGAAGAGCCAGAGGATTATGTTTCAAATGTGGAGAGCGATGGGGGCGCGATCACACTTGTCCAGCCACCATCCAGATGCACGTTTTGGAGGAATTCATGGATTTCATGGGTGTTACCCCAACTGAAGAAGGCCAGACCAGTGAAGATCACAATGCAACTGACGACATTGTGTTTGCAGTTTCACTTCAGGCATTCAATGAGAATGAGTCCTCCAAGTTGCTGCAATTCAGTGCTCAGATTCAAGGGCGAAATGTGGAAGTCCTCGTGGATTCGGGTAGTTCAGCTTCATTCATCAATGCCAGACACGCAGAAGGGCTCCAAGGATTGCAACCATTGACGAAGACAGCCCGCGTCAAGGTCGCCAATGGTGCTGAATTACATTGTGAATCGGAAATTCCTAACTGTCCATGGGTAGTCCAAAGCCATCAGTTCTCCACATCTTTTAAAGTGTTACCATTGGGAGGTTTTGATGTTATTgtgggtatggattggttggaagCACTCAAGCCGGACATTGATTGGGTTCAGAAAACCATCACCATCCGTACTTCTTCCGAGGTGATTCAGTTGCAAGGACATAACTTCTCGGACAGTGTTTGCCCACAAATTTCTGCCGTGGAACTACAACAGTTGTGCACTCAAGGGGAGGTCGAGCATGTTGTGTACCTCTGTCGCATGCCCAATGACAACAAAACCGTCGACTCAGCCACTTCAAATGCACCTGTACCCGAGGAGATTCAGCAGGTGTTGCAGGAGTATTCAGATGTGTTCGATGAACCACAAGGTCTTCCCCCTCGCAGAGCCTGCGATCACCATATTCCTTTGTTGCCAGGCGCCCAACCAATCAGCATCCGTCCATATCGTCACTCCCTAGAAACAAAAGATGAAATTGAGCGGCAAGTTGAGGAACTGTTGGTAGCTGGGATCATTCAACATTCAACCAGTCCGTTTGCGTC
This window encodes:
- the LOC123429142 gene encoding stress-response A/B barrel domain-containing protein HS1-like, with protein sequence MKHRGGKGAMGSGGVVKHLVLARFKEEATPEALDQLIRRYAGLVDAVPSMKAFQWGTDVTVLDTHEGFTHVFESTFESAEGVQEYIAHPSHVEFVDEFLALAEKMLIMDYKPAAAN